The genome window TAGGAGATGAAGAGAATGAACTGCAAAATTACGCGTAATGCTGCTAAAGTATTGAAGCTTGAATTGGACAAGCCGGAGAACGAAGGAAAAAAACTACGCGTTGTCATCACACATGCACATGGTGACCATGCTCACTACGGGCTTGATCTCGACACACCAAAAGAAAATGATACAGTTGTATCTACCGATAAAGAGATTGATGTTATTCTTGCGAATGACCAGCCTCTGTTGAACGGTGTTAAAATCGACTATCTCTACTTCCCTGAAGAGGGATTCGTTATTACGAATCCGTCCCAAGGCAATCACGGCGACCACTAAGGGCGCGAAGAAGGGGAACTCATGGCTAACGATATCCGCGTATGCGAAAAGTGTAATCATGTTCGATTGAAATCGATTGTGCCCAAGCTGCAAAAAATGGCTCCAGACACGGAGATCAAGATTGGGTGCAAATCCTATTGCGGTCCTTGCGCGAAACGTGCATTTGTTTTTATCAACGGTCGGTATATCAGTGCGCCGACTGAAGAAGAAGTGCTCGTCAAAGTTGCAAAGTTCGTCAAGTAATAGGATGAGATATAACAAGGTGATTGAATGAAAAGTTCACACATCAGAAAGGAGGGGCTACGAGCCTCTCCTTTTTTTTGCGTTTGGGTAGTAGTGAAAGGATAAGTTACTCTATAGCGCCCTTGATCGTTTCAGTGATTTCGAAGGAATCTTCTCTAATTTCAATGGCGATGACGGTATCATCTTTTTTCAAAAAATGTACATGCCCCAGTCGTTCTTCCTCTAATTCCACCCAGCCTGTATCTGCTAACTTCTGAAAATAATCCATTGGCGGGTATAGTCCTTGCTCACCCCCAATATGCTTTAGTTCATATTTAACACCCTCTTTAAGGGTGGGATGATCGGAATAAGCTTTGCCTTCAATAAGCTTCGCATTGCTTGGAACCGGGATATCGGGGTTAATGGATGATTCTGTATATCCTTCTATCTCGTATGTTGCTGGAGCACAGCCTTGTACCCAGATGAGCAGGGGCAACATACAGAGTGTCAGTACTATTTTCTTCAAATGAATTCCTCCCGACTCAGCATGTTTACCTAATAAACGTAGTGAAAGCAATTAAAGTTACGATAAAATCATAAAAGAAGAATAAGGAAGGCTTGTGCTATCCATCCTAAAGGGGTAACAGGAACATGATAATCCCAAGGAGGAATACTCATGCCGAAGCGTTATGATTCCAGTTTGCAAGCCGATACCACCGTATCTCAGGCGCAAAATGCGGTGAACAAGCTTCATTATGCTGTATCTCAGGCCCTGTCACACCCGACAGCACAAACCATAGTACAGGCGGAACGTCGTCTGGCACATACGGAGCAGGCAATGCGTCAAGCAGAGCTTTCGCTCGGAGGACAAGGC of Paenibacillus sp. FSL R5-0517 contains these proteins:
- a CDS encoding heme biosynthesis protein HemY, with product MNCKITRNAAKVLKLELDKPENEGKKLRVVITHAHGDHAHYGLDLDTPKENDTVVSTDKEIDVILANDQPLLNGVKIDYLYFPEEGFVITNPSQGNHGDH
- a CDS encoding DUF1450 domain-containing protein; the protein is MANDIRVCEKCNHVRLKSIVPKLQKMAPDTEIKIGCKSYCGPCAKRAFVFINGRYISAPTEEEVLVKVAKFVK